Proteins found in one Saccharomyces mikatae IFO 1815 strain IFO1815 genome assembly, chromosome: 3 genomic segment:
- the MATALPHA2 gene encoding homeodomain mating type protein alpha2 — protein sequence MNKIPIKDLLNPQITDEFKSSILDINKKLFSICCNLPKLPESVTTEEEVELRDILGFLSRANKNRKISDEEKKLLQTTSQLTTTITVLLKEMRSIENDRSNYQLTQKNKSADGLVFNVVTQDMINKSTKPYRGHRFTKENVRILESWFAKNIENPYLDTKGLENLMKNTSLSRIQIKNWVSNRRRKEKTITIAPELADLLSGEPLAKKKE from the coding sequence ATGAATAAGATACCCATCAAAGACCTTTTAAATCCGCAAATCACAGATGAGTTTAAATCGAGCATACTGGacataaataaaaagcTCTTTTCTATTTGCTGTAATTTACCTAAGTTACCAGAGAGTGTaacaacagaagaagaagttgaattAAGGGATATATTAGGATTCTTATCTAGGGCCAACAAAAACCGTAAGATTAGTGATGAGGAGAAGAAGTTGTTGCAAACAACATCTCAACTCACTACTACCATTACTGTATTACTCAAAGAAATGCGCAGCATAGAAAACGATAGAAGTAATTATCAACTTACacagaaaaataaatcGGCGGATGGGTTGGTATTTAATGTGGTAACTCAAGATATGATAAACAAAAGTACTAAACCTTACAGAGGACACCGGtttacaaaagaaaatgtccGAATACTAGAAAGTTGGTTTGCAAAGAACATCGAGAACCCATATCTAGATACCAAGGGCCTAGAGAATCTAATGAAGAATACCAGTTTATCTCGCattcaaatcaaaaactgGGTTTCgaatagaagaagaaaagaaaaaacaataacaatcGCTCCAGAATTAGCGGACCTCTTGAGCGGTGAGCCTCtggcaaagaagaaagaatga
- the BUD5 gene encoding Ras family guanine nucleotide exchange factor BUD5 (similar to Saccharomyces cerevisiae BUD5 (YCR038C); ancestral locus Anc_1.134), whose amino-acid sequence MFVLIDNVLAYLLEQDDQFVTARFAIQGQIVSRRVNKTHISDINDLLLQQFIKYTPPYNNNIVPKKILDSMRTAVRQLLEATACVSRECLLVKRNHEIKRARKRLLSDWYRLAADAKMDAVLLVVNSAWRFLSVWRQFITSIQQATQELYKKIAYYLLYGDVDIQSVISLVHVVTGEENILFSMDDVLQEVIKIQLYLDKLLPQNTQQSQKPSPFDAANLLLNFRDWTNDSALLHQLLLSYPSSNHNHNHRNHSVPRLIQIWLESYWKDSQNTLKNILTFWYSHLATDNEYQRLFTDAVQLLIDKQRTRQLKVHYIGRSDQAMEETKPYIDYTDLFIEFKLDQTNLNDELCHTVDLDHLILQWKKCETLEVDDFALEVSPWSLAKTLTILESALYLSIETIDFTTYFRHNDTAINSVFMFSNQLSYYVLETTLQQTHTISYWLQVALSCLYLRNLNSLASIITSLQNHSIERLSLPVDAKSGYLFERLKHVVHPSNNYNIYRRTIQHISLSELPCVPFTSLIIRDITFIRDGNETFIKDSNDVNMKKFHQITKIIAFAQQLQQKEYEDTQCSENTPRSLLGAMIKVYQLYNDNKDRAYQVSLAKVPRIM is encoded by the coding sequence ATGTTTGTACTGATAGATAATGTCCTCGCCTACCTTCTTGAACAAGACGACCAATTTGTAACCGCACGCTTCGCTATCCAGGGCCAAATAGTCTCAAGAAGAGTCAACAAAACACACATCTCAGACATCAACGATCTCCTCCTACAACAGTTCATAAAGTACACTCCCCCttataataacaatatcgttccaaaaaaaatcctcGACAGTATGAGAACCGCCGTACGGCAGTTGCTGGAAGCAACTGCCTGTGTCTCTAGAGAATGCCTCCTCGTAAAAAGAAACCACGAAATaaaaagagcaagaaaaCGTCTGCTCAGCGACTGGTATAGACTGGCCGCTGATGCAAAGATGGATGCTGTCTTGTTAGTGGTAAACTCTGCCTGGAGGTTTCTCAGCGTTTGGCGACAATTCATAACCTCAATACAACAGGCTACTCAAGAATtgtataaaaaaattgcttACTACCTTCTTTATGGTGATGTAGACATACAGAGCGTTATATCATTAGTACATGTAGTAACAGGTGAGgaaaatatactttttaGTATGGATGATGTACTACAAGAAGTCATCAAAATACAATTATATTTGGATAAACTCCTGCCGCAAAACACCCAGCAATCGCAAAAGCCATCGCCCTTTGACGCAGCAAACTTACTACTTAACTTTAGAGACTGGACAAATGACAGTGCTCTCCTCCATCAGCTGCTACTCTCCTATCCCTCAAGTAATCACAATCACAATCACAGAAATCACTCCGTCCCTCGTCTAATACAAATTTGGTTAGAATCTTACTGGAAAGACAGTCAGAacactttgaaaaatatccTTACCTTTTGGTACAGCCACTTGGCTACCGATAACGAATATCAAAGGCTTTTTACAGATGCAGTTCAACTCCTTATAGATAAACAAAGAACAAGACAATTAAAGGTCCACTACATAGGTCGATCCGACCAAGCAATGGAAGAAACCAAGCCGTATATTGACTATACTGATTTATTTATCGAATTTAAATTAGACCAAACAAATTTAAACGACGAATTGTGCCATACAGTGGACCTTGATCATCTCATTTTacaatggaaaaaatgTGAGACACTAGAAGTCGACGACTTTGCTCTTGAGGTGTCCCCTTGGTCACTTGCAAAAACGTTGACCATCTTAGAATCTGCTCTTTATTTGAGTATTGAAACAATAGACTTTACAACGTATTTCAGACATAACGATACAGCAATTAACTCTGTTTTcatgttttcaaatcaacTGTCATATTACGTACTTGAGACAACTTTACAACAAACTCATACCATTTCCTATTGGTTACAAGTTGCGTTATCTTGCCTGTACTTACGAAACTTAAATTCACTCGCTTCTATCATTACATCATTGCAAAATCATTCAATTGAAAGACTATCTCTTCCAGTAGACGCTAAATCCGGCTACCTTTTTGAACGTTTGAAACATGTTGTACATCCAAGCAACAACTATAACATTTATAGAAGGACAATTCAACACATTTCACTAAGCGAGCTTCCTTGTGTACCTTTTACATCACTTATTATCAGAGATATTACATTCATAAGAGATGGTAACGAAACATTCATTAAAGATTCCAATGATGTAAACATGAAAAAGTTTCATCAAATTACAAAGATAATAGCTTTTGCGCAACAATTACAGCAAAAGGAATATGAAGATACACAGTGTTCTGAAAATACTCCCAGGAGTCTCTTAGGTGCCATGATAAAAGTCTATCAATTATATAATGACAATAAAGATAGGGCATATCAAGTCAGCCTTGCTAAAGTTCCAAGAATTATGTAA
- the MATALPHA1 gene encoding transcriptional co-activator mating type protein alpha (MAT locus; MATalpha1 gene), giving the protein MFTSKPAFRINNKISKSHRNPVVSKKIKERRITKHVKPNCFNVIRPLKKDIQIPIPSSRFLKKIQIHRIASGNQHIQCRQLNKTSIKSTKKYLNSFMAFRAYYSQFGSGVKQNILSSLLSEEWHADKTQHGIWDYFAQQYNFINPGFGFVEWLTNNYAEVRGDGYWEDVFVHLAL; this is encoded by the coding sequence ATGTTCACTTCTAAGCCTGCTTTCAGaataaataacaaaatCTCCAAATCACATAGAAACCCAGTTGTCTCtaaaaagataaaagaaagacGTATTACTAAACATGTGAAACCAAATTGTTTTAATGTTATTCGACCATTGAAGAAGGACATTCAAATTCCAATACCTTCTTCTCGatttttaaagaagatcCAAATACATAGGATAGCATCTGGAAACCAACATATTCAATGTCGCCAGCTCAATAAGACATCCATAAAATctacaaagaaatatcTGAACTCTTTCATGGCGTTTAGAGCCTACTACTCTCAGTTTGGCTCTGGTGTCAAACAAAATATCTTGTCTTCTTTGCTTTCTGAAGAATGGCACGCGGACAAAACGCAGCACGGAATATGGGACTACTTCGCGCAACAGTATAATTTTATAAACCCTGGTTTTGGTTTTGTAGAGTGGTTGACGAATAATTATGCTGAAGTACGTGGTGACGGATATTGGGAAGATGTGTTTGTACATTTGGCCTTATAG